A region of Siniperca chuatsi isolate FFG_IHB_CAS linkage group LG23, ASM2008510v1, whole genome shotgun sequence DNA encodes the following proteins:
- the sypl1 gene encoding synaptophysin-like protein 1 — protein sequence MMTGFRLNLSPLKEPLGFVKLVEWLTAIFAFGSCGGFSGSNIISLFCGDGSNETLSANFHYPFRLSQVPLVEGNTTICNHSVTTTHMVGDSASSAEFFVGIAIICFLYSMVALLVYLGYMHVYKDSDFGPIFDFVVTAILVFLWLVCSSAWAKGLQNVKDAIDTDGIGATLALCKGSNVTCEVTEFANMRTLNISVVFGYLNMFVWAGNAWFVYKETRWHSQKFSSQPGPGRQQVPAPI from the exons ATGATGACCGGATTTCGACTGAACTTGTCGCCGCTGAAGGAGCCTCTGGGCTTCGTCAAACTGGTGGAGTGG CTCACGGCCATATTTGCTTTTGGAAGCTGTGGCGGATTCTCGGGGAGCAACATCATATCTCTCTTCTGTGGCGATGGCAGCAATGAAACTCTCAGCGCCAACTTTCACTACCCATTTAG GTTAAGCCAGGTCCCACTCGTCGAGGGAAACACCACAATTTGTAACCACTCTGTCACGACGACACACATGGTGGGAGACTCGGCTTCCTCAGCGGAGTTCTTTGTAGGCATCGCCATTATCTGCTTTCTGTACAGCATGGTGGCTCTGTTGGTGTATTTAGGCTACATGCACGTCTACAAGGACTCTGACTTTGGACCCATTTTT GACTTTGTGGTCACAGCGATCCTGGTCTTCCTGTGGCTGGTGTGTTCGTCCGCCTGGGCGAAGGGCCTGCAGAATGTGAAGGATGCCATAGACACTGATGGCATCGGCGCCACGCTGGCACTCTGCAAGGGGAGCAACGTCACCTGTGAGGTCACAGAGTTCGCCAACATGCGGACCCTCAACATCTCTGTG GTGTTTGGCTACCTCAACATGTTTGTGTGGGCGGGCAACGCTTGGTTTGTGTACAAGGAGACCCGTTGGCACTCCCAGAAATTCTCCTCTCAACCCGGACCGGGAAGGCAGCAGGTCCCCGCCCCCATCTAA